A stretch of DNA from Pseudomonadota bacterium:
GAGGTGCAGGGAACGGCCGAGGAGCGCCCCTTCAGCCACGACCAGTTCCAGGCCCTGATGGACCTGGCCCGCGGTGGCATCGCCCGCCTGGCGGAACTGCAGAAAAAGGTCCTGGAACAGGCCTGAGCAGATGCACAACGATTTGCCTTTCGCTGAAAGTAATTTCAGCTGATATGTTACTGCATGGACAAACGTACCCATAAGGGTTTCCATGGACCGCATACCAGGCACCTGACAGCCATGACACCGCTTCAGACATTTCTGGATTCCTATATTCAGGACCTGCCCCACACCCGCTGTGATCGCATCCTGCGGACCCAGGATGGGCGAATCCTGGGCGTCATGTTTCAGGACGACACCGGACGAAAGACGAAACAGTCGCATGCCAGTCAGGCTGTTTTTATATGTTTGTCCCCGGAAGGACCGGGAATATCGGGAGAGCTGAACTGCCCTGTCAGAAGCCAGGCTCAGGGCCAGCTTTTGCCTGATGATGCCAGTTTTCTGAAAACCACAGGCCTTCTGGCTGGCATGACAGGCGTGGACCAGTTCCGGCTTGTGGAAATCCTTGCCATAGCGGAAAAGGAATGGCGCGATGCGCTGGATGCACTTTGTCGGGCAGGAACCCTGACCACAGGCCAGGCTATTTCCATTGTTCCGGTAAAAATTCCGCGCGAGGTTAGGTATGCACCTGCAGCGAGGCCCTGAAACCCTGCCCCTTGTCCCCCACGGAACAAGGGGCAGACCCTGCAAAATCAGTTCACAACCTGCCAGGTTCCGTCAGGCTGGCGACAGGCCGTGCCATAGCCCCTCTCCGTCCTTCCGCCCACATTGATGGTCTGCTGATACTCACGGCAATAGGCGCCAGTGGGGCGGTCATAACCTTCACGGACCGGTGTATAGGTACCATAGTTGCCGCTTTGCGGATTGCTCCACGAAATCTGCTGTCCGACAGGGGCGGTATAGGCCTGTGACTGGGCGCTGTTCATTGCAGCCATGTCTGCATTGTCCAGGGATTCGCCGATCCCGCTGCCAACCAGGGCGCCCAGAAGAACGCCGGCGCCAGTAGCCCAGAGACGGCCGGATCCTCCACCAATCTGGGAGCCCAGAAGACCGCCGGCTACTGCGCCAAGGCCTGTACCTACCGTCTGTTTGGTACCCATATTCTGGCAACCCGCCGCTGCAAGCGACAGGACAAGAAGGGCTGCAACAGCTGCTTTTCTGCTTTTTCCGGTCATTGGTATCTCCTGGTTGGGTTTGGGATCGCTGAAGTCCGGCATACGGGCCGGAAAAACAGGACACAGCT
This window harbors:
- a CDS encoding RT0821/Lpp0805 family surface protein codes for the protein MTGKSRKAAVAALLVLSLAAAGCQNMGTKQTVGTGLGAVAGGLLGSQIGGGSGRLWATGAGVLLGALVGSGIGESLDNADMAAMNSAQSQAYTAPVGQQISWSNPQSGNYGTYTPVREGYDRPTGAYCREYQQTINVGGRTERGYGTACRQPDGTWQVVN